A part of Bacillus thuringiensis genomic DNA contains:
- the atpD gene encoding F0F1 ATP synthase subunit beta has protein sequence MNKGRVTQIMGPVVDVKFDGGKLPEIYNALTVKQSNENGTSINLTFEVALHLGDDTVRTVAMSSTDGLVRGTEVEDTGKAISVPVGDATLGRVFNVLGDAIDLDGEVPADVRRDPIHRQAPAFEELSTKVEILETGIKVVDLLAPYIKGGKIGLFGGAGVGKTVLIQELINNIAQEHGGISVFAGVGERTREGNDLYHEMSDSGVIKKTAMVFGQMNEPPGARQRVALTGLTMAEHFRDEQGQDVLLFIDNIFRFTQAGSEVSALLGRMPSAVGYQPTLATEMGQLQERITSTNKGSITSIQAVYVPADDYTDPAPATTFAHLDATTNLERRLTQMGIYPAVDPLASTSRALSPEIVGEEHYEVARQVQQTLQRYKELQDIIAILGMDELSEEDKLVVHRARRIQFFLSQNFHVAEQFTGQKGSYVPVKNTVSGFKEILEGKYDDLPEDAFRLVGGIEEVIENAKKMMA, from the coding sequence ATGAATAAAGGGCGCGTTACGCAAATCATGGGTCCGGTTGTAGACGTTAAGTTTGATGGCGGAAAGCTACCAGAAATCTACAACGCCCTTACGGTAAAACAAAGCAACGAAAACGGAACAAGCATTAACTTAACATTTGAAGTTGCACTTCATTTAGGTGATGATACAGTTCGTACAGTTGCAATGTCTTCCACAGACGGACTTGTTCGTGGTACAGAAGTAGAAGATACTGGTAAAGCAATCTCTGTACCAGTTGGTGATGCAACACTTGGTCGCGTATTTAACGTATTAGGTGATGCAATTGACTTAGATGGTGAGGTTCCTGCCGATGTACGTCGTGATCCAATTCACCGTCAAGCACCTGCATTCGAAGAATTATCTACTAAAGTAGAAATTCTTGAAACTGGTATTAAAGTAGTAGACTTACTTGCTCCTTACATTAAGGGTGGTAAGATCGGTCTATTCGGTGGTGCCGGTGTAGGTAAAACGGTATTAATTCAGGAATTAATTAATAACATCGCACAAGAACACGGTGGTATCTCTGTATTCGCTGGTGTAGGTGAGCGTACTCGTGAGGGTAACGATTTATACCACGAAATGAGCGATTCTGGCGTAATTAAGAAAACTGCGATGGTATTCGGACAAATGAACGAGCCACCTGGAGCACGTCAACGTGTTGCATTAACAGGTTTAACAATGGCTGAACATTTCCGTGATGAGCAAGGACAAGACGTACTTCTGTTCATCGATAATATCTTCCGTTTCACGCAAGCAGGTTCTGAAGTATCTGCCCTTCTTGGTCGTATGCCATCTGCGGTAGGTTACCAACCGACACTTGCAACAGAAATGGGTCAATTACAAGAGCGTATTACATCTACAAATAAAGGATCTATCACGTCTATCCAAGCGGTATATGTACCAGCCGATGACTATACGGATCCAGCACCAGCTACAACGTTCGCTCACTTAGATGCAACAACAAACTTAGAGCGTCGTTTAACACAAATGGGTATTTACCCAGCCGTAGATCCATTAGCATCTACATCTCGTGCACTTTCTCCAGAAATCGTAGGAGAAGAGCATTATGAAGTGGCTCGTCAAGTACAGCAAACTTTACAACGTTACAAAGAGCTTCAAGATATCATCGCTATCTTAGGTATGGATGAGTTATCTGAAGAAGATAAGTTAGTTGTACATCGTGCTCGTCGTATTCAATTCTTCTTATCTCAAAACTTCCACGTAGCTGAGCAGTTTACAGGTCAAAAAGGTTCTTACGTACCTGTAAAAAATACAGTTAGTGGTTTCAAAGAAATTCTAGAAGGAAAATATGATGACCTTCCAGAAGATGCATTCCGTCTTGTAGGTGGCATTGAAGAAGTTATTGAAAACGCGAAGAAAATGATGGCGTAA
- the atpG gene encoding F0F1 ATP synthase subunit gamma yields the protein MASLRDIKAKINSTKKTSQITKAMEMVSASKLNRAEQNAKSFVPYMEKIQEVVASIAQGSKGINHPMLNARPVKRTGYIVITSDRGLAGGYNSNVLRTVSNVIRERHNMDSNQYSIIVLGRLGRDYLKRRGFNIIDEVVGLSDHPSFTDIKDLASRAIAMFADGAYDELYIYYNHYVSKISQEVTENKILPLTDVASDKPTTAYEFEPSEEEILKVLLPQYAESLVYGALLDGKASEHAARMTAMKSATDNAMEVIDSLTLSFNRARQAAITQEITEIVGGAAALE from the coding sequence GTGGCATCTTTACGCGATATAAAAGCGAAGATTAACTCGACAAAGAAAACGAGTCAAATTACGAAAGCGATGGAGATGGTATCTGCATCTAAGTTAAACCGTGCAGAGCAAAATGCTAAATCTTTCGTTCCGTATATGGAAAAGATTCAAGAAGTAGTAGCGAGCATTGCGCAAGGAAGTAAAGGAATTAATCATCCGATGCTAAATGCGCGTCCTGTAAAGCGTACAGGATACATCGTTATTACATCTGATCGCGGACTAGCAGGTGGTTATAACAGTAACGTATTACGTACAGTGAGTAACGTAATTCGTGAACGTCATAATATGGACTCAAACCAATATTCAATTATTGTGCTTGGCCGACTAGGACGTGATTATTTAAAACGTCGCGGCTTTAACATCATTGATGAAGTAGTTGGATTATCTGACCACCCATCATTTACTGATATTAAAGACCTTGCTTCTCGAGCAATTGCGATGTTCGCAGATGGTGCTTATGATGAGCTGTATATTTACTACAACCATTACGTAAGTAAAATTTCACAAGAAGTAACGGAAAATAAAATTTTACCGCTTACTGATGTGGCGTCTGACAAACCGACGACAGCTTATGAATTCGAACCTTCTGAAGAAGAGATTTTAAAAGTACTATTGCCACAATACGCAGAAAGCTTAGTGTACGGTGCATTACTAGACGGTAAAGCAAGTGAACACGCAGCGCGTATGACAGCAATGAAGAGTGCTACAGACAATGCAATGGAAGTTATCGATTCACTTACACTTTCATTCAACCGTGCGCGTCAGGCAGCGATTACGCAAGAAATTACGGAAATCGTTGGTGGAGCAGCAGCGTTAGAGTAG
- the atpA gene encoding F0F1 ATP synthase subunit alpha, whose translation MSIRAEEISALIKQQIENYQSEIEVSDVGTVIQVGDGIARAHGLDNVMAGELVEFSNGVMGLAQNLEENNVGIIILGPYTEIREGDEVRRTGRIMQVPVGKELIGRVVNPLGQPVDGLGPINTTNTRPIESPAPGVMDRKSVHEPLQTGIKAIDALVPIGRGQRELIIGDRQTGKTAVALDTIINQKDEDMICIYVAIGQKESTVRNVVETLRKHGALDYTIVVTASASQPAPLLYLAAYAGVTMGEEFMYNGKHVLVVYDDLSKQAAAYRELSLLLRRPPGREAYPGDVFYLHSRLLERAAKLSDARGGGSLTALPFIETQAGDVSAYIPTNVISITDGQIFLQSDLFFSGVRPAIDAGTSVSRVGGSAQIKAMSKVSGTLRLDLASYRELEAFAQFGSDLDKATQAKLNRGARTVEVLKQGLHKPLRVEKQVIILYALTRGFLDDIPVVDITRFEEEFHAWLDSNATDLLEEIRTTKKLADDDKFAAAINGFKKVFVASE comes from the coding sequence ATGAGCATCAGAGCTGAAGAAATTAGCGCACTGATAAAGCAACAAATCGAGAACTATCAGTCTGAAATCGAAGTTAGTGATGTTGGTACAGTTATCCAAGTTGGTGACGGTATTGCGCGTGCTCATGGTCTTGATAACGTTATGGCTGGTGAACTTGTAGAGTTCTCTAACGGCGTTATGGGACTAGCACAAAACTTAGAGGAAAACAACGTAGGTATTATCATTTTAGGACCTTACACAGAAATCCGTGAAGGTGACGAAGTTCGTCGTACTGGTCGCATCATGCAAGTACCAGTAGGAAAAGAACTAATCGGTCGTGTTGTAAACCCATTAGGTCAACCAGTTGATGGTTTAGGCCCAATCAATACAACAAACACTCGTCCAATCGAAAGTCCAGCACCAGGTGTAATGGATCGTAAATCTGTTCATGAGCCACTTCAAACAGGTATTAAAGCGATCGATGCTCTTGTACCAATTGGCCGTGGTCAACGTGAGTTAATCATTGGTGACCGTCAAACAGGTAAAACAGCAGTTGCACTTGATACAATCATTAACCAAAAAGATGAAGATATGATTTGTATCTATGTAGCTATCGGACAAAAAGAATCAACTGTACGTAACGTAGTAGAAACACTACGTAAGCACGGTGCATTAGATTACACAATCGTTGTAACTGCATCAGCTTCTCAACCAGCTCCATTATTATACTTAGCTGCTTATGCTGGTGTAACAATGGGTGAAGAGTTCATGTACAATGGTAAACACGTATTAGTAGTATATGATGACTTATCAAAACAAGCAGCGGCTTACCGTGAGCTTTCATTACTATTACGTCGTCCTCCAGGTCGTGAAGCATATCCAGGGGATGTATTCTACCTACATTCTCGCTTATTAGAGCGTGCAGCAAAATTAAGTGATGCAAGAGGCGGCGGTTCTTTAACTGCACTACCTTTCATCGAAACACAAGCAGGGGACGTATCAGCTTACATCCCAACAAACGTAATTTCTATTACGGATGGACAAATCTTCTTACAATCTGACCTATTCTTCTCTGGCGTACGTCCAGCGATCGATGCGGGTACTTCTGTATCTCGTGTAGGTGGATCTGCTCAGATTAAAGCAATGAGTAAAGTATCAGGTACACTTCGTCTTGACCTTGCATCTTACCGTGAGTTAGAAGCGTTCGCTCAGTTCGGTTCTGACCTGGATAAAGCAACTCAAGCGAAACTAAACCGTGGTGCTCGTACTGTTGAGGTATTAAAACAAGGATTACACAAACCGTTACGTGTAGAGAAACAAGTTATCATTCTTTATGCTTTAACACGTGGATTCCTAGATGATATCCCAGTAGTAGATATCACTCGTTTCGAAGAAGAATTCCATGCTTGGTTAGATTCTAATGCGACTGACTTATTAGAAGAAATCCGCACAACTAAGAAACTTGCGGATGACGACAAATTTGCAGCAGCTATTAATGGATTTAAAAAAGTATTCGTAGCTTCTGAATAA
- the atpH gene encoding F0F1 ATP synthase subunit delta: MSNGIVAKRYAVALFKIAKEKHVLEMFEEELRLVQNVYVKNGELHSFLTQPNISKEQKKTFLANVFGSVSESILNTLYILIDNKRIDILPEIADEYVVLANEERNVADATVYSTRLLSEEEKLNIAEAFAKRTGKDAIRVKNVVDEDLLGGIKVRIGNRIYDGSLQGKLARIQRELMKNR; this comes from the coding sequence ATGAGCAATGGGATTGTAGCAAAACGTTATGCTGTCGCTCTTTTTAAAATTGCAAAAGAAAAACACGTATTAGAAATGTTTGAAGAGGAATTACGCCTTGTACAAAACGTTTATGTAAAGAACGGAGAACTACATAGCTTTTTAACGCAACCGAACATTTCAAAGGAACAAAAGAAAACGTTTCTTGCAAACGTATTCGGATCTGTTTCTGAATCTATTTTAAATACGTTATATATTTTAATTGATAACAAACGCATTGATATCTTACCTGAAATTGCAGATGAATACGTTGTTCTTGCTAATGAAGAACGTAACGTAGCGGATGCAACTGTATATTCTACTCGTCTTCTATCAGAGGAAGAGAAGCTTAACATTGCAGAAGCATTTGCAAAGAGAACGGGAAAAGATGCAATTCGCGTAAAAAATGTTGTAGATGAAGATTTACTAGGCGGCATTAAAGTACGTATTGGAAATCGCATTTATGATGGAAGTTTACAAGGAAAATTAGCACGTATTCAGCGTGAATTAATGAAGAATAGATAG
- the atpF gene encoding F0F1 ATP synthase subunit B yields the protein MPTLLLGAAIPFGTIAYTLFIFLLLLVMLRKFAWGPLMGIMKEREEHVTNEIDAAERSNAEAKKLVEEQREMLKQSRVEAQELIERAKKQAVDQKDVIVAAAKEEAESIKASAVQEIQREKEQAIAALQEQVASLSVQIASKVIEKELKEEDQVKLIRDYIKEVGEAR from the coding sequence GTGCCAACTTTATTATTAGGGGCTGCCATTCCATTTGGAACGATTGCTTATACATTGTTCATTTTCTTACTTCTATTAGTAATGCTACGCAAATTTGCGTGGGGTCCTTTAATGGGAATTATGAAAGAACGTGAAGAGCATGTTACTAATGAAATCGACGCTGCAGAAAGAAGTAACGCTGAAGCGAAGAAATTAGTAGAAGAACAACGTGAAATGTTAAAACAATCGCGTGTTGAAGCACAAGAGTTAATCGAAAGAGCGAAAAAACAAGCTGTAGATCAAAAAGATGTTATTGTTGCTGCTGCGAAAGAAGAAGCAGAATCAATTAAAGCATCTGCTGTACAAGAAATTCAACGCGAAAAAGAGCAAGCGATTGCTGCTTTACAAGAACAAGTGGCTTCTTTATCTGTTCAAATTGCTTCTAAAGTAATTGAAAAAGAGTTAAAAGAAGAAGATCAAGTTAAGTTAATTCGCGATTATATTAAAGAAGTAGGAGAAGCGCGATGA
- the atpE gene encoding F0F1 ATP synthase subunit C, which translates to MSLGVIAAAIAIGLSALGAGIGNGLIVSRTIEGVARQPELKGALQTIMFIGVALVEALPIIGVVIAFIVMNK; encoded by the coding sequence ATGAGTTTAGGTGTAATCGCAGCTGCAATTGCAATTGGTTTATCAGCATTAGGTGCAGGTATTGGTAACGGTCTTATCGTATCACGTACAATCGAAGGTGTTGCTCGTCAACCAGAATTAAAAGGCGCACTTCAAACAATTATGTTCATCGGGGTTGCTTTAGTTGAGGCACTTCCAATCATCGGTGTAGTTATTGCATTCATCGTAATGAACAAATAA
- the atpB gene encoding F0F1 ATP synthase subunit A, with protein sequence MEHGKLVEFLGLTFDLSSVMMVTVAAVIVFLIAVIGTRSLALRPTGMQNFMEWVFDFVKGIINSTMDWKTGGRFLTLGVTLIMFIIVSNFLGLPFMYSTVEAGEHIAWWRSPTSDPAVTLTLAVMVVTLTHYYGIKMKGTKEYVKGYFQPMKFLFPLKVIEEFANTLTLGLRLFGNIYAGEILLGLLAKLGGTTVLGALGALVPMLAWMGFSVFVGSIQSFIFVMLTMVYMAHKVSHDH encoded by the coding sequence GTGGAACACGGTAAATTAGTTGAATTTCTAGGTTTAACGTTCGATTTGTCATCAGTTATGATGGTTACTGTAGCAGCAGTTATTGTTTTCTTAATCGCTGTTATCGGAACTCGCAGTTTAGCCCTTCGCCCAACCGGGATGCAAAACTTCATGGAATGGGTGTTTGACTTCGTGAAAGGGATTATCAATAGTACGATGGACTGGAAAACAGGTGGACGTTTCTTAACGCTTGGCGTTACGCTTATCATGTTTATCATCGTATCGAACTTCCTTGGTTTACCATTCATGTATTCAACAGTTGAGGCTGGCGAACATATTGCATGGTGGAGATCACCAACGTCTGATCCAGCAGTTACATTAACATTAGCCGTGATGGTAGTTACCCTCACCCATTATTATGGAATTAAGATGAAGGGTACGAAAGAATACGTAAAAGGTTATTTCCAACCTATGAAATTCTTATTCCCATTAAAGGTTATTGAGGAGTTTGCGAACACATTAACGTTAGGTCTTCGTTTATTCGGTAACATTTATGCAGGTGAGATCTTATTAGGATTACTTGCTAAGTTAGGCGGGACGACAGTCCTTGGAGCATTAGGTGCGCTTGTACCAATGTTAGCATGGATGGGATTCAGTGTATTCGTTGGATCAATCCAGTCATTTATTTTCGTTATGTTAACGATGGTTTATATGGCTCATAAAGTAAGCCATGACCATTAA
- a CDS encoding ATP synthase subunit I, protein MIDVHGLVQRQKKYMYYLLALLVLGWGFTSYKDVFLGLIIGTIFSFLSLRIIARRTDKLLDRVTNGENVKFKATAVSTYSRFATIGLLILFAAKYQELIAMWGLGVGLLTGYLVMIIDFLYLEYKSREER, encoded by the coding sequence ATGATAGACGTACATGGACTTGTCCAAAGACAAAAGAAATATATGTACTACTTGCTTGCGCTTCTAGTGCTAGGATGGGGATTCACCTCTTACAAGGATGTATTTCTTGGGCTGATTATCGGAACGATTTTCAGTTTTCTTAGTTTGCGCATCATTGCACGTAGAACAGACAAGCTGTTGGATCGCGTAACAAATGGAGAAAACGTGAAGTTTAAGGCGACAGCGGTAAGTACATATTCAAGATTCGCCACGATTGGGTTATTAATTTTATTTGCAGCCAAATATCAAGAGTTAATTGCGATGTGGGGCCTAGGTGTAGGATTGCTGACAGGATACCTTGTCATGATCATAGATTTTCTTTATTTAGAGTATAAGAGCAGGGAAGAGAGGTGA
- a CDS encoding AtpZ/AtpI family protein produces the protein MQKNDRSHIKAYALMSGILAQLVGSILIGIFGGQWIDNQVGTFPLFLIIGLLLGLGTGIYAMIRLIRHYYSGEQ, from the coding sequence TTGCAAAAAAACGATCGCAGCCATATAAAAGCTTATGCTTTAATGTCAGGTATTCTTGCTCAGTTAGTCGGTTCTATTCTTATTGGGATCTTTGGTGGGCAGTGGATTGATAATCAGGTTGGAACGTTTCCATTGTTTCTTATTATAGGGTTATTACTCGGATTAGGAACAGGGATATACGCAATGATTCGACTCATTCGACATTACTATTCGGGAGAGCAATGA
- a CDS encoding DUF4024 domain-containing protein: MVGLSVTKIHLFRDENVNFLFCIGFMQKNELLLTHRE, from the coding sequence ATGGTAGGGCTTTCAGTGACAAAAATACATCTATTCCGTGACGAAAATGTAAACTTTTTATTTTGTATAGGATTTATGCAAAAAAATGAGTTATTATTAACACATCGTGAATGA
- the upp gene encoding uracil phosphoribosyltransferase has product MGKLYVFDHPLIQHKITYIRDKNTGTKDFRELVDEVASLMAFEITRDLPLKDIEIETPVSKATTKVIAGKKLGLIPILRAGLGMVDGILKLIPAAKVGHVGLYRDPKTLQPVEYYVKLPTDVEERDFIVLDPMLATGGSAAEAINSLKKRGAKQIKLMCIVAAPEGVKVVQEEHPDVDIYVAALDEKLNDHGYVVPGLGDAGDRLFGTK; this is encoded by the coding sequence ATGGGAAAACTGTATGTATTTGATCACCCGTTAATTCAACATAAGATTACATATATTCGCGATAAGAATACAGGTACGAAAGATTTTCGTGAATTAGTGGACGAAGTAGCAAGTTTAATGGCTTTCGAAATTACTCGCGATCTTCCACTTAAAGACATTGAAATTGAAACACCTGTAAGCAAAGCGACAACAAAAGTGATCGCTGGTAAAAAGCTTGGTTTAATTCCGATTTTACGTGCAGGTTTAGGAATGGTTGATGGAATTCTGAAATTAATTCCAGCAGCAAAAGTAGGACACGTTGGTTTATACCGTGACCCTAAAACATTGCAACCGGTAGAATACTATGTGAAACTTCCAACGGATGTAGAAGAGCGTGACTTTATCGTACTAGATCCGATGCTAGCAACAGGTGGTTCTGCAGCTGAAGCAATTAACTCTCTGAAAAAGCGCGGTGCAAAACAAATTAAATTAATGTGTATCGTTGCAGCTCCAGAAGGAGTAAAAGTAGTACAAGAAGAACATCCTGATGTTGATATTTATGTAGCAGCATTAGATGAGAAATTAAATGACCACGGATATGTAGTACCAGGTCTTGGTGATGCTGGTGACCGTTTATTCGGAACGAAGTAA